A window of the Archocentrus centrarchus isolate MPI-CPG fArcCen1 chromosome 9, fArcCen1, whole genome shotgun sequence genome harbors these coding sequences:
- the fahd2a gene encoding fumarylacetoacetate hydrolase domain-containing protein 2A: protein MRLPLRSFCIFRSVIARGQAADTQRRGLSGAAMRLVQFQRHDDDDGGRIRVGVEQGEGLSVVDLKAFDPSMPSTMRELLELEGEGLECAQRAVASGQCVVDRADIQLLSPVTGPEKVVCVGMNYRDHCLEQNAPIPKEPIIFSKFPSAITGPYDDIILPSESQEVDWEVELAFVIGRRGKHIKEEDALSYVAGFTVANDVSARDWQMNRNGKQWLLGKTFDSFCPLGPALVTTDAVTDPHNLSIQCLVNGEPVQSSNTDQIIFKTAALVAWVSKFVTLTPGDVFLTGTPPGVGAFRKPPVFLKKGDVVECRIQQLGSIINKVV from the exons ATGAGACTTCCTCTTCGCTCCTTTTGCATCTTCAGGAGTGTAATTGCTCGAGGGCAAGCGGCAGACACGCAGAGGCGAGGACTGAGCGGTGCAGCAATGCGTCTGGTGCAGTTTCAAcgccatgatgatgatgatggaggcaGAATCAGGGTGGGCGTGGAGCAAGGTGAGGGGCTCAGTGTGGTGGATCTGAAGGCGTTTGACCCCTCCATGCCGTCAACAATGAGGGAGCTGCTGGAGCTGGAAGGCGAGGGCCTGGAGTGTGCACAGAG AGCCGTGGCATCTGGTCAGTGTGTGGTGGATCGAGCAGACATCCAGCTGCTGTCCCCCGTGACGGGCCCAGAGAAGGTGGTATGTGTAGGTATGAACTACCGTGACCACTGCCTGGAGCAGAATGCACCGATCCCCAAAGAACCGATCATCTTCAGCAAGTTTCCCAGCGCTATCACGGGGCCGTACGATGACATCATTCTGCCCTCGGAGAGCCAG gAGGTGGACTGGGAGGTGGAGCTGGCCTTTGTGATAGGACGTAGAGGAAAACACATCAAG GAAGAAGACGCGCTTTCCTACGTGGCCGGGTTCACTGTGGCCAATGACGTCAGCGCTCGTGACTGGCAGATGAACCGTAACGGGAAGCAGTGGCTTCTAGGAAAAACATTTGACAGCTTCTGTCCTCTCGGCCCTGCCTTAGTAACCACTGATGCTGTGACAG ATCCTCATAACCTGAGTATCCAGTGCCTGGTTAATGGAGAGCCGGTCCAGAGCAGCAACACGGATCAGATCATCTTCAAGACAGCAGCTCTTGTTGCGTGGGTCTCAAA GTTTGTGACATTGACTCCAGGAGATGTGTTTCTGACAGGCACTCCTCCAGGCGTGGGCGCATTCAGAAAGCCACCTGTCTTTCTCAAG AAAGGGGACGTCGTGGAGTGCCGGATACAACAATTAGGTTCTATAATCAATAAAGTGGTGTAA